The region CCGGCTCAGCAGCATCAGGATGTCTCGGTGAAACGCTTTTGTCAGGATGACATAAAAAAATGGGTGAACACAAGAGTTGAGAGGATAGAAAAGCACCAGCAGCACCTGTGGAGGAAAACATAAATCAGCCTTTATTttctacactcacacacacacacaaattaaattaaagattaaagcACAAGAGGAAGTCGCACCTTGGAACCTGTGACAGTCATCAGTGGTTGGTGGAAAGCTGCCGATAAGCCATAGAAGCAAATGGGAGCCAGACACAGAAAGCTGGTGAAAATGAGAACGGCCATGCGTTTGGCCATGCTGGTGTCACATCTGCTGGACTGGTTCTGGGGATTGTGCACCATACAGTAGATGTGGAGGTAGCATAAGCACACCACCATGAAAGCAATGAGATTAATCATCAGGACGGAGACCACATAGGCCTGAGCAGCAGTTGTCTCAGTGTCCATGGGTAAGCAGATGCTCACTTTCTGGTAACTGCTCACACCAACCAGCGGCAGCAGTGCAAGGACCACACACAGCAACCAGCCAATGAGCATCAGCACAGCCGCGTGGCGTAACCTCATTATTCTGTCTGGCCTCATCGCGTAGAAGATGGCGTGCCAGCGCTGAAGGCTGATTAAAGTTAAGGTGTACACAGATAGCTCACTGGCAAACACTGATAATGTCCCTGCTAGATTgcagccacttcctgtttgccaAGCAATAGCATAGTGGTAATAATGGGAGTGTGTGTAGAGGTCAACAGACGCAATGAGCAGCAAGTACATCCCCATACAGAAGTCTGCAAACGCCAGGTGACCCATGAGGAAACGGGTTACAGACAGCTTCTGCCGGCTGGTCAGCAGGATGAACATCACCAGGAGGTTAGCTGAGAtggctaacaggctaacaacCCAGACCAACACCCTCAGGAAGCCCTGACTCATCACATCCTCACAGGGGTTCAGGGCATTGGGCAGGGGGGTGCACAAGGGTCCGTGATTATCCATGTGAAGTTCATTACACAGTGCAAAGTCAAAATCTTCACTAAGATGCTCTGTAGGTAACTCCACATAAAACAGACTGTCAATTTCAGactgttcatttggacaaccgGGGCTGTTGTGGTCGTGATTGTGATTTGTAGTACCGGTAGTTGTGAGACCAAAGCTGTCTTTCAGATGTTTGTAGATTTTGTGTCCCAGATACCTCTGAGAGAGAGCTGCTGAGGATTCCTGGAGCGTTTCCAAAGCAGTCCTGGTCAGGTTGCAAATAACTGCTTCAGGGTGTCTTGAACACAGATGATAAGGATTATTAATCAGAGAATGAAAGACAACACTTTTTCTAGATGCACGCACAGATTGAAATATTACAGAGTTCTTCCATACCATAAAGCCTTGTGGCTCACAAGATCAAAAAGACACACTGTCGATCACTTTTAGCCACTTTGCTAACGACCTGTCAGCCCTCAGACTTTCATCAGATAAAAAGCAAAGACGGCACCTGCACCATGTATAGTTCACAGCCTGTGAAGCTGAGCTCAGTGAGCTCTAATTATAAAGAAGTGCAGTGCATTAGGGGGAGCTTTTCAGTGCCACAACACATCAGAGGCCTTCTTTTAAATCTCATGACCAGAGTTTGATGTTAAAAATAGAAGAGCTCATTGACCTTAATTGTTATTGTTACCTGGAGATGCTGCAGGCGCCTACTGCctgaaaggtgtttttttttttttttttttttttcctttgattaTGATCACATACAGTCATTAATAACATTGCTatgctgtgctgtttgtgaattaaaatgaattttaccTTACGAAGGGCTCAGGACTAAAATATTGTTAATAAAATAACTACCAAAGGAACCAAAGGTGCACATGATATTTTTTGACAGTCAAATCTCTAAATATAAAATCATTACAATGAGGAAAAGCtaactattttcatttcattggaATCATTCTAGACTTGTCCAGCTTTCATGAGTACAGCAGCACATACACTGCAGTGGGCCCGAGGATAGTTTGGTATGTAAAGGACAATGACATGAGGAAAAGAAAGCACAGcgggaaaatgtttttgcaacACTTACTTACCCTCTCCAtcttttcaacatttttagaCCACAGCAGTGGCTGGGGAAGGTCAATTCAGCACTCTGTAAATGGAGAAAGGCCCTGAAGGGGGGCAGTGCTTTGAGGGCCCAAGTGTTTTTAGCCTGGAGCTTTTCAATGGTCTCCATACCTCTTGAAGGCAAAGAGGTAACTTTGGTTTCTGAAAGATCTCTGGaaggacagacaaagagaaaagatttATTCATTTGGACACAAAACCAAAGGTGCTTCTGTTCCAGTATGTGCTGGAAAGATATTATTTGATGCAAGAAtatcatatatacagtatttctatATTTCAGCAAGAACACTAATTGCTCTTCTTGCAAATCCTGTACATTTCATTCACTCACAGGTAAGTTGGGCCGTGAATCACACCATAAAATGCAAACTCATCTATTTGTTCCAAATCCACATTCCTGTGAAGATACCTGAGGGGCAGAGAACAGATGAAGTTCGACCTGTCAGCCAGCCAGGTTGTTAAAGCTCATTACATTAGTAAAGACACCAAATAAGTTGTACAGAGCTAAAATACTGTTGTATTATATCCTGTGTGTTATCACTTAGAGTTACTCTTGTTGTTCGACTGCAATAATTCAAAATGGCATACACTTCCTCCAGTCTGCTCCCATTGAAGGCATAGCGCTGGATCTCTCTCACGCCATTGCTATTCAGcatgctaaaaacaaaaaaaggatggGGTGTGAATATACCCTGAACATgctatacatttttttattctaaaaaaagagaaagagaaatagtTGAgctcaataataataataataataataataataataataataataataataataataataatatacaggAGTCAAGCCATTCTATTGTTTACAGTGAATTTGATATGAtgataaaaatgatgatgaatatATCAAGATGGAATATGAGAGGCAgtcccagaaaaaaaagtacaatttaTTGAAGTAAAAGTCTCATTATTCCAGTGGCTCTGTTGAACAAGTGAAGGCCAACTGCTCAATATTCCCACTAATTTAAATGTCTGGCTGCCACAACCAGCTACAACTGACTGTTTGCTAAACcccaaacagcatttttttttcagtcatagCTTAACAAGTCGAACAAGGCACGGCAGCTCTCAAGATGGTGGAATCTTTTTAAAGCCTTTTCAAGAGCAAAAAAGTGTGCTCTCTATGGAAACTATTGTTTCCAAAGTAGGGGGCGTTCCGTTGGTTGTTGGCCAATTAATGGTTCTCCACAGTGCGTGCCTGTCGGACTGTGGACCGGGACTGTTTCCTTGTAGCTGGTAATGGCCTGCTGAACAGTTGTTGGCCGAAaacctgctttttcttttctggccTGGTTGTACAGGGCTTTGTCCATGTCTCTGTGGGCCTCTTCTCTGACCTGAGTTTAggattgttgttgctgttgttgttgttgtttttatatgtCTAGAAAGCCTTGGTGGccacacacatcctcacaaaAGCTGGTAATTGATGTGTTAATAAAATGAGTTCAAGTGATGGACATGTTTTGGCATGAGTGCATCCAGGGGACTAGAGGTCAAATCACACTGATCtaatgttttaaaagaaaatgggCAAAAATCTAAAACCACTATAAAATTGCCTTTATAATAAAATTTCAGTGCCTGTGTGTTCACTCAGCTAAATCCTACTTACACGGTCAGAGCATTCTCAGATATTCCAGAGAAAGAATTGGCAGGTATGACTTGTATGAAGGCATTCTCCACGATTTCCCTGTTAAAAAGGTATGACAGACAAATATTTTAGACCAGTTGAAAGAATACATTTTAGACACCAAAagatatttacacatttaaatgatacatacaaaataaaatcctcttGGCTGGACTGAATATATTGTAGGCCAGGAAAGGAGGTGAGACCTGTGTTGGTGATCCCACTGTATTTAAAACAAATCTCAGTCAGCAACCAGTTAATGCTGGATGGATGAAAACATAAGCTATGATCCAATGATCTTACTTACAGGTACTTTAAATTAGGCAGGTCCTTAAACGCCTCTTGGTCAATGTAGGAAAGTGTTTTGATACCAGTTAGTTGTctgtaggacacacacactttactaTGTCATAATTATGACACTATCCCATCATTTTATGGGGCATCTTtgctgaaaaatgttaaaatagttTAATGCATGGTAGTTTTGCCATTACATATGATGTTCTGACCAGTTATTTACTGTGAAATGGCTTCTCATTTAGGTTTATATATGTGACATGGTATGGTAGTCGGTGTAGTACTACTAGTTTACTATGGGAAAGAGGCAGCATGATATGAGACAAAGACTACACTGTGTATTTACGGTGACATGCACAGAAGGCTTTGGTTTAATTACAGTCAAGTTTAGCACTTCTAAAAGGTTACGTACATGTGGGTGACGCTGGACAAGTTGTGGAAAGCATGTCTCTCAAGATATTTTAAAGTCTCATCATCAGAGATGtatctgaaaaatgaaaaaaaaaataataataataataaaataaaacacacatagacAATCCAGAAActaaaatgcagttttcagATTTGCAGTGGTTTCCACTCACTGGGCCTCAAGCAAGAACAATTCATGCAAACAGATTTGTCCTTAAGTTGCAGGTAGGAATGATCTGAGAGAACGTCCATACGAATATGTGTTTGAATCAAAAATGATTCTGCTTTAATCTGAGTGAGTGTGGAGATCAATTTACTGACAGCAGGTATTCCTCTTTAGATTTCAGTGGTATTCAGAGCATTTTAAGATTGGGGCTTGAGATTTGTAAGAACAAGgctcagtgaaaaaaataacaaggaTAAGAACATAAAATGTTATTGCATGAGACCCACTGTATTTTTATGAATATATAAAAGGTCAGCTACACCAAGGTTGCCCAGCAAGCGCTGTATATACACTGACAGAtggaaaatgtaataaaaaaaatcagcaaacaGTGTCCAACTGTACAGTGGAAGTGGCTCTTTTACTGCCCTTGGAGTGTGTTTACAGCCTGTCTGAGCATCAATGTCCAGTAACTGGACTCATAAATAAATTTTGCAATCTGTTAAGACTTATTCTGTTTGGGACTGTGCATCCTTGGTGGGGGTCTAATTAGTTTTTTGAAGGCTGTCTTTGGCAGTTTTATTATACTGATTTGACAGAAAAGGGTTAGTGCTGGGGATAAAAAAGAGAATCTTACATGTGAGAAATGTCGGTCAAGTTGGCGAAGGCATTCTGAGGAAGAGATGACAGTTTTGTCCCAACAAGCCACCTGGAACAGAAATGAACAAGTCTGGGGTCGTTTCAGTCTTAATACAGTAAAGACACAAGATAAAATCAAAGTTTAAAGAGTGTGGTCACTTACACCTCCTTTGTGCTGGAATGGAAAACAGGCATGACCTCAGCTCCAAAACATGACACGCCGTGGATGTCCCAGTCACACTGGCAGTGAGTTGGACAATAATCCAGAGGGACAGCGAGCTCGACACcgatgaagatgaaaacaagGAGATTCAAATCAGGTTTCATTGTCACAGCGGTGACTTGATGGTGGAGACCCCCAGGTTGCAGTGCACAGTCAGAGAGGTTTAGAAAGACAATGATGGGCTGTCCTGGATTTTGGCCAAGATGTGGAAGCTTAGCAAGAGGGCACTTCTGGTTGagaccttcaaaataaaatgggaaaaaCATGTGTGGAATGTCTCCTTGTATGATGGAAAAAATGTCAGCTAAAGTTTTGTCTCTGCTAAATTCagttcaaaacatttgatatttAACCCCCCCATACATTTGCTAACATCTATAACTCCTCCTGTGGACATTTCATAAGTGGAGGATGCTGTATGAGCTTGGAtgaaaatataacaaaacatagctgtaataatataaaatacttaATATCACGGGGAGACCCCATgccctaaagtaaggcacatgcactatacactctttctcactctttatCAGAATGTcgatcctggtgtgaactgttggtggtgatgtgtgtggtatgaacctTTGGATGAAGgggtgaaaaagagaaaaggcatTGTGATTGTGGATTTAATTTATTGCATTTAAATTGTGCTCACctctctcctttgttgcacttcttcctctgtcaaaccaggaacagccaaacttgggctggagcggtccatttggttaaataggggggttcacaggggaagaaaccaagtgtggtagagtggaaGGGGTGTTTCGTCTTTTGTGCCAAAATAACCAGTATAAGTATCCTGTTTAGAAAGAAACATGTGTTTTTAacgtaagtttaactgaacttctatgtgacaatgtgttatttgatattgtaattactgtaagtgtgatggaggacataattgattttgattaactgggaaggtgcagtccaccagtataaaagtgaggaggctgtggtggttaGGAGTCAGAGAAGAG is a window of Toxotes jaculatrix isolate fToxJac2 chromosome 16, fToxJac2.pri, whole genome shotgun sequence DNA encoding:
- the LOC121195937 gene encoding thyrotropin receptor-like isoform X1, yielding MKPDLNLLVFIFIGVELAVPLDYCPTHCQCDWDIHGVSCFGAEVMPVFHSSTKEVWLVGTKLSSLPQNAFANLTDISHIYISDDETLKYLERHAFHNLSSVTHIQLTGIKTLSYIDQEAFKDLPNLKYLGITNTGLTSFPGLQYIQSSQEDFILEIVENAFIQVIPANSFSGISENALTVMLNSNGVREIQRYAFNGSRLEEVYLHRNVDLEQIDEFAFYGVIHGPTYLDLSETKVTSLPSRGMETIEKLQAKNTWALKALPPFRAFLHLQSAELTFPSHCCGLKMLKRWRGHPEAVICNLTRTALETLQESSAALSQRYLGHKIYKHLKDSFGLTTTGTTNHNHDHNSPGCPNEQSEIDSLFYVELPTEHLSEDFDFALCNELHMDNHGPLCTPLPNALNPCEDVMSQGFLRVLVWVVSLLAISANLLVMFILLTSRQKLSVTRFLMGHLAFADFCMGMYLLLIASVDLYTHSHYYHYAIAWQTGSGCNLAGTLSVFASELSVYTLTLISLQRWHAIFYAMRPDRIMRLRHAAVLMLIGWLLCVVLALLPLVGVSSYQKVSICLPMDTETTAAQAYVVSVLMINLIAFMVVCLCYLHIYCMVHNPQNQSSRCDTSMAKRMAVLIFTSFLCLAPICFYGLSAAFHQPLMTVTGSKVLLVLFYPLNSCVHPFFYVILTKAFHRDILMLLSRMGLCQLQVHLY
- the LOC121195937 gene encoding thyrotropin receptor-like isoform X2, translating into MKPDLNLLVFIFIGVELAVPLDYCPTHCQCDWDIHGVSCFGAEVMPVFHSSTKEVWLVGTKLSSLPQNAFANLTDISHIYISDDETLKYLERHAFHNLSSVTHIGITNTGLTSFPGLQYIQSSQEDFILEIVENAFIQVIPANSFSGISENALTVMLNSNGVREIQRYAFNGSRLEEVYLHRNVDLEQIDEFAFYGVIHGPTYLDLSETKVTSLPSRGMETIEKLQAKNTWALKALPPFRAFLHLQSAELTFPSHCCGLKMLKRWRGHPEAVICNLTRTALETLQESSAALSQRYLGHKIYKHLKDSFGLTTTGTTNHNHDHNSPGCPNEQSEIDSLFYVELPTEHLSEDFDFALCNELHMDNHGPLCTPLPNALNPCEDVMSQGFLRVLVWVVSLLAISANLLVMFILLTSRQKLSVTRFLMGHLAFADFCMGMYLLLIASVDLYTHSHYYHYAIAWQTGSGCNLAGTLSVFASELSVYTLTLISLQRWHAIFYAMRPDRIMRLRHAAVLMLIGWLLCVVLALLPLVGVSSYQKVSICLPMDTETTAAQAYVVSVLMINLIAFMVVCLCYLHIYCMVHNPQNQSSRCDTSMAKRMAVLIFTSFLCLAPICFYGLSAAFHQPLMTVTGSKVLLVLFYPLNSCVHPFFYVILTKAFHRDILMLLSRMGLCQLQVHLY